The region GCGTTCGCCTCGGCGGAGCGGACGTTCGCCTCCGCGCTCTCGACCGCGGCCAGGTAGCGCTCGCGGTCCAGCTCCACGAGGAGCTGGCCCTTCCGGACGACCTGCCCTTCGACCACGTCGAGCTTCGTGATCTTGGCGCTCACGTCAGCGCTGATCTCGACCTGGGTCTTGGGCTGGATCTTCCCGGTGGCGCTCACCTTCTGGACGATCTTCTTCCGCTCGACCTTGCCGGCCTGCACGGTCATCGCCTTCTCGCCTTTTCCGCGCATCGCCGTGCCGGTGACCACGGCCAGCACGAGCACGACTCCCGCGCCGATCAAGAGGTGCTTCTTCTTCCATTTCCAGCGCTTCATCGTGCGGCCTCCATCTTCCGGGGGTGCTTCCTGAGTCCGACCGTCCCAATCCTGTCTACGAGGAAGCCGGCCGTAAGGTTACGGGCCGATCCGCGGCCCATCACGCATTCGAGCGACGCGTGGAGAAAGGCGGCCTGGCGGCGCCCCGCGCTCCGCGCGGGCGGCGGCGATCGAACCCGTTACTGGATTAAGAGTTGTGAGGGGTATTCCTCATGAGCGAAGACCGGCGCCAGAGGTACCTCGATCGAGATTCTAAATCCGCCAGGAGAACGTTTGTATGACTTTCGACAGGTGGAAGGGGCCCGCGGGTTTGAACCTACTCGCGGGTCAGGCGGCGGATCGCCAGGCGGGCGCCGC is a window of Candidatus Eisenbacteria bacterium DNA encoding:
- a CDS encoding biotin/lipoyl-binding protein encodes the protein MKRWKWKKKHLLIGAGVVLVLAVVTGTAMRGKGEKAMTVQAGKVERKKIVQKVSATGKIQPKTQVEISADVSAKITKLDVVEGQVVRKGQLLVELDRERYLAAVESAEANVRSAEANA